In the Aneurinibacillus soli genome, one interval contains:
- a CDS encoding FtsW/RodA/SpoVE family cell cycle protein, with the protein MVNRFSETIFWLRRRISDFDLSLIVCLLGISFFCISAIYSTTINRVGKETIYKTQLVWEVISYLSMLAFTVFNYRNLKGILSWVGYAISIFLLIIVFAFPAKNGAHAWITLPGFQFQPSEIAKIFLILTISDFMERSKEKDEKFTFKHAGVIFGIFIGPFILVLMEPHLGQALVMLGIVSAMLVLFLEKKQLIVFSSVVGSIVLGIFLVKVIYPDQFIRFVDSAPFMNHQKIRIITFIDPQVDPKGIGYQVTQGIIAVGSGGLFGKGLLSGTQTQGAWIPEQWTDFIFSAIAEEFGFVGSSIVLFLFFSILYRMTRIAQTAPDYFSSYYITGIIGMFSFQVIENVGMNLAIMPVTGITLPFISYGGTSLLTNFILVGIVLSAGIRRKSLVF; encoded by the coding sequence ATGGTTAATAGATTTTCTGAAACGATATTTTGGTTAAGAAGGCGTATATCAGATTTTGACCTTTCATTGATAGTATGCTTGCTTGGTATTTCATTTTTTTGTATTTCGGCGATTTATTCTACAACCATTAATCGCGTAGGAAAGGAAACGATATATAAAACGCAATTGGTATGGGAGGTTATATCGTATCTTAGTATGCTTGCCTTTACGGTTTTTAATTATCGAAACTTAAAAGGCATCTTGTCCTGGGTTGGATATGCCATAAGTATTTTTTTGTTAATTATTGTATTTGCTTTTCCAGCAAAAAATGGGGCACACGCTTGGATCACATTACCTGGATTTCAATTTCAACCATCAGAGATTGCAAAAATATTTCTTATCCTTACAATTTCTGACTTCATGGAGAGATCAAAAGAAAAAGATGAAAAGTTTACCTTTAAACATGCCGGTGTCATTTTTGGTATTTTTATTGGTCCATTCATTCTTGTGCTAATGGAACCGCACTTGGGTCAAGCACTTGTTATGCTTGGAATTGTAAGTGCGATGTTGGTCTTATTTTTGGAAAAAAAACAGCTTATCGTTTTTTCGTCAGTAGTGGGAAGTATTGTACTAGGTATATTTCTAGTTAAAGTCATATACCCTGATCAATTCATTCGGTTTGTGGATAGTGCTCCATTTATGAATCATCAAAAAATACGAATTATAACGTTTATTGATCCGCAAGTCGATCCTAAAGGGATAGGCTATCAAGTGACGCAGGGGATTATAGCGGTAGGTTCGGGGGGACTATTTGGCAAAGGGTTATTATCTGGAACGCAGACACAAGGTGCCTGGATACCTGAACAGTGGACTGATTTTATTTTCTCTGCTATTGCGGAAGAATTTGGTTTTGTCGGGTCTAGTATTGTACTCTTCCTGTTTTTCTCGATTTTGTACAGAATGACTCGCATAGCCCAAACAGCACCTGATTATTTTTCCTCTTATTATATTACAGGAATAATAGGGATGTTTTCGTTTCAAGTGATTGAAAACGTAGGGATGAATCTTGCTATAATGCCTGTAACTGGGATTACACTCCCTTTTATTTCTTATGGAGGAACCTCTCTTCTGACAAATTTTATTCTTGTTGGAATTGTTCTTTCAGCAGGTATCCGGCGGAAAAGTCTTGTTTTCTAG
- a CDS encoding YebC/PmpR family DNA-binding transcriptional regulator: MGRKWNNIKEKKASKDANTSRIYAKFGKEIYVAAKQGEPDPESNRALKVVLERAKTYSVPKAIIDRALEKAKGGSEESYDELRYEGFGPNGSMVIVDALTNNVNRTASDVRAAFSKNGGNMGVSGSVAYMFDATAVIGIEGKTADEALEILMEADVDARDILEEDEAVIVYAEPDQFHAVQEAFKNAGITEFTVAELTMLAQNDLTLPEDAQAQFERMIDALEDLEDVQQVYHNVDFGE, translated from the coding sequence ATGGGTCGTAAGTGGAACAATATTAAAGAAAAAAAAGCATCAAAAGATGCAAATACGAGTCGGATATATGCGAAGTTCGGAAAAGAAATTTATGTAGCAGCTAAGCAAGGTGAACCTGATCCAGAATCCAATCGGGCTTTAAAAGTCGTACTCGAACGTGCAAAAACGTATAGTGTACCGAAAGCGATCATTGACCGTGCGCTTGAAAAAGCAAAAGGTGGCTCTGAAGAAAGTTATGATGAACTTCGTTATGAAGGCTTCGGACCGAACGGATCCATGGTCATTGTAGATGCACTGACAAATAACGTGAACCGTACTGCATCCGATGTGCGTGCAGCATTTAGTAAAAACGGTGGTAACATGGGAGTCAGTGGATCTGTAGCTTATATGTTTGATGCAACGGCTGTTATCGGTATTGAAGGCAAGACAGCAGATGAAGCGCTTGAAATCTTAATGGAAGCAGACGTAGACGCACGGGACATTTTAGAAGAAGATGAAGCGGTTATCGTTTATGCTGAACCTGATCAGTTCCATGCTGTGCAAGAAGCATTCAAGAATGCGGGTATAACTGAATTTACAGTTGCAGAACTAACAATGCTTGCACAAAATGACCTAACACTTCCAGAAGACGCACAAGCACAATTTGAAAGAATGATTGATGCATTAGAAGATTTAGAGGATGTTCAACAGGTGTACCACAATGTAGATTTTGGTGAATAA
- a CDS encoding lytic transglycosylase, with product MKKWITLALTLLIMPTLFILSSQRVSADELDVTVTYKVQKGDSLYKIAKKTNNTVAILMKANKLSSDKLVVGQVLEAPIKSKEVFANLTGMNYEEMVAVNAEKTSKLSIADMSKQQDKAVIYQVKQGDTIDSISRKLKVNIQNVIEANPEIKDPNFIFIGQKVRVPQN from the coding sequence ATGAAAAAATGGATTACACTCGCACTAACTCTGTTAATTATGCCGACATTGTTCATACTTTCTAGTCAGCGTGTTTCAGCCGACGAACTTGATGTTACGGTTACATATAAAGTACAAAAGGGCGATAGTTTATATAAAATAGCGAAAAAAACGAATAATACCGTTGCGATTCTGATGAAGGCAAACAAATTGTCCTCTGATAAATTAGTCGTGGGTCAAGTGCTTGAGGCACCTATTAAAAGTAAAGAAGTATTTGCAAATCTAACAGGAATGAATTATGAAGAAATGGTAGCTGTAAATGCAGAAAAGACAAGCAAATTATCAATTGCTGATATGTCGAAACAACAAGATAAAGCCGTTATATACCAAGTCAAACAAGGGGATACAATTGATTCTATTTCCAGGAAATTAAAGGTAAATATACAAAATGTAATAGAGGCTAATCCGGAAATAAAAGACCCTAACTTTATTTTTATTGGACAAAAAGTGCGAGTTCCACAAAATTAA
- a CDS encoding sulfite exporter TauE/SafE family protein produces MTVSLAITLFLIGFIGSFLSGMLGIGGAIINYPMLLFLPAMLGVADYSAHEVSGMIAIQVFFASLSGVLALRKENVMNDRLIVYMGTSIIVGSLAGGYGGRYLSEELVNMIYAILATIAAIMMFIPRKGNDDNHGTERIEFNRVIAVISAVIVGISSGVVGAGGAFILVPIMLTVLRIPARITIASSLAITFISSIGSSVGKLMAGHILFWPTVVIVLASVLAAPLGTKVSKRMNAKALQLILAILIVGTAMKIWIDLFSK; encoded by the coding sequence ATGACAGTCAGTCTTGCTATTACCTTGTTCTTGATCGGGTTTATCGGCTCGTTTCTTTCCGGCATGTTGGGAATTGGCGGGGCTATCATTAATTATCCGATGCTGCTTTTCTTACCTGCTATGCTAGGGGTAGCAGACTATTCGGCGCATGAGGTTTCCGGAATGATTGCCATTCAAGTGTTTTTTGCAAGCTTGAGCGGCGTACTGGCGCTTCGCAAAGAAAATGTGATGAACGATCGCTTGATTGTCTACATGGGAACATCGATTATTGTCGGCAGTCTAGCTGGAGGATATGGTGGACGGTATTTATCGGAAGAGCTTGTAAACATGATTTATGCTATTCTGGCAACGATTGCTGCTATTATGATGTTTATCCCGCGTAAAGGGAACGATGATAATCATGGAACGGAAAGGATAGAGTTTAATCGTGTAATCGCGGTGATTTCTGCTGTTATTGTCGGGATTTCTTCAGGGGTTGTCGGAGCAGGTGGCGCTTTTATCTTGGTGCCGATTATGCTGACGGTTTTACGGATTCCGGCTCGTATCACCATTGCCTCTTCGTTGGCCATTACCTTTATTTCATCCATCGGGTCAAGTGTTGGAAAGCTAATGGCAGGGCATATCTTGTTCTGGCCAACAGTTGTTATTGTACTAGCTAGTGTTCTTGCCGCACCTTTGGGAACAAAGGTAAGCAAACGAATGAATGCAAAGGCGCTGCAGCTCATCCTTGCCATTCTAATCGTCGGAACCGCAATGAAAATCTGGATAGATTTGTTTAGTAAATAA
- a CDS encoding RrF2 family transcriptional regulator — translation MRMKTGMEQAVYTLLILVRLPKRTSLPAEPLSERLGVSPSYLKKLMQKLVHAGLVHSTPGIRGGFSLAKQPEDVTVYDIYVAVEGCQSLYLNQGVSSHLFADEKTCSSHESCALEILMKDAENAWTDVLKAETLASLQEKVTNTYPQHKLLALETWIHEQINGGTAQ, via the coding sequence ATGCGGATGAAAACAGGAATGGAACAAGCAGTCTACACGCTGCTCATTCTCGTTCGTCTTCCGAAGCGCACAAGCCTTCCGGCAGAACCGCTTAGCGAACGACTTGGTGTTTCCCCTTCCTACCTAAAAAAATTAATGCAAAAATTAGTTCATGCTGGACTCGTACACTCTACACCCGGCATTCGCGGCGGATTTTCTCTCGCAAAACAACCGGAAGATGTTACCGTGTACGACATCTATGTCGCTGTGGAGGGCTGCCAATCGTTGTATCTGAATCAAGGTGTATCCTCCCATCTGTTCGCAGATGAAAAGACCTGTTCTTCCCACGAATCATGCGCCCTTGAGATACTGATGAAAGACGCAGAAAACGCCTGGACAGACGTACTAAAAGCCGAAACGCTGGCCAGCCTGCAGGAAAAAGTGACAAACACGTATCCACAGCATAAACTCCTCGCACTTGAAACGTGGATACATGAACAAATAAATGGAGGGACTGCACAATGA
- a CDS encoding MBL fold metallo-hydrolase — translation MTENMVLLGEIPRYFDFEGKEAIGTVERNGEESDDFVIDDTALAYRSPNGLVIIVGCAHSGICNIVEYAKQVCGDERIIDIIGGFHLQNPSKEQMEQTVEYMKGLRLPIMHPCHCTDFSSKVALSRAASVQEVGVGLRLQYE, via the coding sequence TTGACTGAAAATATGGTTTTGCTTGGCGAGATTCCCAGGTATTTTGACTTTGAAGGAAAAGAAGCTATTGGAACCGTTGAGAGAAATGGAGAAGAGTCCGATGATTTCGTAATCGATGATACTGCCTTAGCGTACCGCTCACCTAACGGATTAGTGATTATAGTGGGCTGTGCTCATTCAGGGATTTGTAATATTGTAGAGTATGCAAAGCAGGTGTGCGGAGATGAGCGGATTATAGATATTATCGGAGGGTTTCACCTTCAGAATCCGTCCAAAGAACAGATGGAGCAAACTGTGGAATACATGAAAGGATTGCGCTTGCCTATCATGCATCCGTGCCATTGTACAGACTTTTCGTCTAAAGTAGCATTGTCTAGGGCAGCTTCTGTTCAGGAAGTGGGGGTAGGGCTACGGCTTCAATATGAGTAA
- a CDS encoding aminotransferase class I/II-fold pyridoxal phosphate-dependent enzyme — translation MFSEEGTGQFLSSRVRDIRPSGIRAFFDLNAAGGDTIALGVGEPDFVTPEKVREACIQALHEGQTKYTSNAGLMELREELSAYFSDSFALSYDPEQEIIVTVGSSEAVDLALRAVINPGDEVLIPAPSYIAYEPITHLHGGKIVEVAATAEEQFKLTPQALQAAITPHSKALMINYPCNPTGTVMTEQDWLPIAELIIKHNLVVISDEVYAELTYGRKHVSIASLPGMKERTIVISGFSKAFAMTGWRVGYACGPRELIAGMLKIHQYTAMCAPTIAQIAALESLRHGLAAKDEMMASYNERRKLFVAGLNAIGLTCHEPEGAFYAFPSITSTGMSSEQFALRLLEEAKVAVVPGHVFGSGGQGFIRCSYATSLVDLEKALERMGRFMQVMQPI, via the coding sequence ATGTTTAGTGAAGAGGGTACAGGGCAGTTTTTATCCTCGCGTGTACGGGATATTCGGCCATCGGGAATTCGCGCTTTTTTTGATCTGAATGCAGCAGGCGGAGATACAATCGCCCTTGGGGTCGGAGAGCCTGATTTCGTTACACCGGAAAAGGTACGTGAAGCTTGCATTCAGGCATTGCATGAAGGGCAGACGAAATATACTTCGAATGCCGGCTTGATGGAGCTGCGGGAGGAGCTTTCGGCTTATTTTTCCGATAGCTTCGCGCTTTCCTATGACCCCGAGCAGGAAATTATCGTGACGGTGGGGAGCAGTGAAGCCGTCGACCTGGCGCTGCGGGCAGTAATCAATCCGGGTGACGAGGTGCTGATTCCGGCACCAAGCTATATTGCCTATGAACCAATTACCCATCTGCATGGCGGTAAAATTGTGGAGGTGGCGGCTACGGCAGAGGAGCAGTTCAAGCTGACCCCGCAAGCGCTGCAAGCGGCAATTACGCCTCATTCAAAGGCTTTAATGATCAATTATCCGTGTAATCCAACTGGAACAGTTATGACGGAGCAGGATTGGCTGCCGATTGCAGAACTCATTATCAAACATAATTTGGTGGTCATTTCGGATGAAGTTTATGCCGAGCTGACTTATGGGAGAAAGCATGTCAGTATCGCCTCCTTGCCGGGCATGAAGGAGCGTACGATTGTCATCAGCGGCTTTTCCAAAGCGTTCGCGATGACAGGCTGGCGGGTAGGCTATGCGTGCGGCCCGCGCGAGTTGATAGCCGGCATGCTGAAAATCCATCAGTACACGGCCATGTGCGCCCCTACCATTGCCCAGATCGCCGCGCTCGAATCATTGCGTCATGGCTTGGCTGCCAAGGATGAGATGATGGCGAGCTACAATGAACGCCGCAAGCTGTTTGTAGCCGGCTTGAATGCAATCGGGCTGACCTGTCACGAGCCTGAGGGGGCTTTCTATGCCTTCCCTTCAATTACTTCTACTGGCATGTCATCTGAGCAGTTTGCTCTTCGGCTGCTGGAGGAAGCGAAGGTGGCGGTCGTACCGGGACATGTATTCGGATCAGGCGGACAGGGCTTTATTCGCTGCTCATATGCAACCTCGCTCGTCGATTTGGAGAAGGCGCTGGAGCGGATGGGAAGATTTATGCAGGTAATGCAGCCGATTTGA
- a CDS encoding aminotransferase-like domain-containing protein → MFQDFKLVSDRPVAIQVKEYVNRLIIKGALQADQKLPSTREMSGLLKVSRNTVIAAYEGLKDDGFTYAIPGKGSYVAAMVGQSTADNGGADGSATWQIDWKARMNEYAVSAVELDMMKQGIRAKKGTISFTSIAPDEQLFDMGDVRRAFMDRMAIEGQVLLNYGYAKGYKPLVDYLMRYMENKGVDISGKDMLITSGFTEGFDIVLSALRPSARRGAAICENPTHHTAIKNLKLQGFEITGIPMERDGIDVERLEAVLQTNSFDLAYLTPSYHNPTGIVMSSAKRSAVMKLMMRYQIPVIEDGFNEELRYSGAHIAPLIATAGQGNGVIYIGSFSKVLFPGLRVGWVLGDRALIDTLESIKRARTIHTSTIDQSILYQYLLNGNFDKYVKKARTEYKRKYELTKACCEAHLPEAQLSGDGGLHLFLTFPTGVHTRQLLEACTEQGVIFTPGDKFFIQEGEGTNTLRLGFSRVTDENIERGIQIIGKQARSFLKA, encoded by the coding sequence ATGTTCCAGGATTTCAAGCTTGTCAGTGACCGTCCGGTCGCGATACAAGTGAAAGAATACGTCAATCGTTTAATTATAAAAGGGGCGCTTCAGGCGGATCAGAAGCTGCCCTCCACACGAGAAATGAGCGGTCTGCTTAAAGTAAGCCGCAATACAGTCATTGCAGCCTATGAAGGCCTGAAGGATGACGGATTTACGTATGCAATTCCCGGAAAGGGCAGCTATGTGGCCGCCATGGTGGGCCAGTCGACTGCAGATAACGGAGGAGCTGACGGCTCTGCCACCTGGCAGATCGATTGGAAGGCAAGAATGAACGAGTATGCTGTATCGGCTGTAGAGCTGGATATGATGAAGCAGGGCATTCGTGCCAAAAAAGGAACCATCTCGTTCACAAGCATCGCTCCGGATGAGCAACTGTTTGATATGGGGGATGTAAGGCGAGCCTTTATGGACCGGATGGCAATCGAAGGGCAGGTGCTGCTCAACTACGGCTATGCCAAGGGCTACAAGCCGCTGGTCGATTACCTGATGCGTTATATGGAGAATAAGGGCGTCGATATAAGCGGCAAGGATATGCTGATTACAAGCGGGTTTACAGAAGGCTTTGACATTGTGCTGTCGGCATTGCGCCCTTCCGCACGTCGCGGAGCGGCAATTTGTGAAAATCCGACCCATCATACAGCGATTAAAAATTTGAAGCTGCAAGGATTTGAGATTACCGGCATTCCGATGGAGCGTGACGGTATTGATGTGGAGCGGCTAGAGGCCGTACTGCAGACCAATAGCTTCGATCTGGCCTATTTGACTCCTTCCTATCACAATCCGACAGGCATCGTCATGTCGTCGGCAAAGCGCAGCGCCGTTATGAAATTAATGATGCGCTATCAGATTCCGGTGATCGAGGATGGATTCAATGAGGAGCTGCGCTACTCGGGAGCGCATATTGCGCCCTTAATAGCGACAGCAGGGCAAGGGAACGGAGTCATCTATATTGGCAGCTTCTCCAAGGTGCTGTTCCCTGGCTTGCGAGTAGGCTGGGTGCTTGGAGACCGAGCACTGATCGACACTCTGGAAAGCATTAAGCGTGCACGCACCATTCATACATCAACAATCGATCAATCGATTTTATACCAATATTTACTTAACGGAAATTTCGATAAGTATGTAAAAAAAGCACGTACAGAGTATAAGCGCAAATATGAGCTGACAAAGGCATGCTGTGAAGCACATCTTCCTGAGGCGCAGCTGTCTGGCGATGGGGGCTTGCATTTGTTCCTCACCTTCCCGACAGGCGTACATACACGCCAGCTGCTAGAAGCTTGCACAGAACAGGGCGTTATTTTTACACCGGGAGACAAGTTTTTTATTCAAGAAGGCGAAGGGACGAATACATTGCGGCTTGGTTTTTCACGAGTAACGGATGAAAATATCGAACGGGGTATTCAAATAATCGGCAAACAGGCGCGTAGCTTTCTTAAGGCATAA